The Dyadobacter sp. 676 DNA window CCCACGTATTTTTCGCCGCCTATGATGTGGATCGCTACGTCCGCGAGGATTACCGCCCCGATGCAGGCCGGTAACAATGCCATGGTAATAAGCCCGGCATATCGTTTCATGGTTTCGATCACTTTGGGCCGGTTTCCCTCGTTGTAGGCGGCCGAGAGCTCGGGCATACCGGTAGCGGCGAAGCTTCGAAGGGGTATTTCGATGATTTCCATCAGCCGCTGTCCGAGGTTGAATACCGCCAGGGCGGCCGGGCCGAGCATGAAGTTGATGATCATCGTATTGGACGTTCCGAAAAGATTGGAACTCAATGTGGTGCCCACGGAAAACTTACCGAAATGGAAGATTTCCCGGATGCAGCCGCCGGTACGGTACCTGAAATCGCCGACCCTTGCCCAGCCCATCGCGATCGTGAAAATGCTCGTCAACGCGGCACCACCCAGGTATGCGTAAATGATATTTTGTAAGTCGGCGGTTTCGGTAAATGCCATGACCATCACGAAAAGGATGAAAAACCCCTGGCTCAGGAAGCGGATACAAAGCAGCTGGTCGAACCGCTGCTCGGCCTGCACTACACAGGAAGCGATAAAATAGGGCAACGATGCGATGTAGATAATGCCGAACCACTCCACGAACAATATCACCGACGGATTTTTGAACCAACCCGAAAACAGGAACGCGGGAATGTTGATCAACGCCAGAATGCCGGTGATGGCCCCACCGATGAACCAGGCCGAACCGACTACCTCGCGCTTGCGTGCGGCGGTCGCGCCCGCGTAGAATTTGATAAAGGCCGTCGTCAGGAACCCCGAACGGAACGTATCCACCAGCAGCAGGATCGACAGAAAGAACACCCACATCCCGATGCCCGTAACAGGCAACGCACGGTACAGGATGATCATGTTGAGCATTCCCAATACCGACATGATCCCGTTTCCGGCGAGCGAAAGAAAATGCTTGTTCCGTAATTTCTGTAACAGCTGAATGGCCATCCGATCACTTAACTTTTCCCGAAGTTGGAGCCAAACGCAATATGCGAAGTAATTTTACAATATTTTTGCAC harbors:
- a CDS encoding lipopolysaccharide biosynthesis protein, yielding MAIQLLQKLRNKHFLSLAGNGIMSVLGMLNMIILYRALPVTGIGMWVFFLSILLLVDTFRSGFLTTAFIKFYAGATAARKREVVGSAWFIGGAITGILALINIPAFLFSGWFKNPSVILFVEWFGIIYIASLPYFIASCVVQAEQRFDQLLCIRFLSQGFFILFVMVMAFTETADLQNIIYAYLGGAALTSIFTIAMGWARVGDFRYRTGGCIREIFHFGKFSVGTTLSSNLFGTSNTMIINFMLGPAALAVFNLGQRLMEIIEIPLRSFAATGMPELSAAYNEGNRPKVIETMKRYAGLITMALLPACIGAVILADVAIHIIGGEKYVGSEAANIMRLYMTFALLYPLDRFFALTLDVIHQPQINFIKVLIMLAGSVIASVAGIYITGSIYGVAMAGVVPTLIGVGIGYWGLSRFQPFSVLSVFTTGWAEAAGLAKVWWRKLRAYGKNF